A DNA window from Suncus etruscus isolate mSunEtr1 chromosome 8, mSunEtr1.pri.cur, whole genome shotgun sequence contains the following coding sequences:
- the LOC126015467 gene encoding olfactory receptor 8B12-like, producing the protein MASRNASVTEFLLVGLTDQPGLQLPLFVLFLGFFMMTVVGNLGLITLIGLNSSLHTPMYFFLFNLSLIDFCYSTTIIPKMLQSFISKKNIIPYSGCLMQLFFFCFFVVSESFVLTAMAYDRYVAICKPLVYAPTMSPQVCLLLLVGVYFMGFSGALAHTLSIASLTFCANNLVNHFMCDILPLLELSCNSSFVHELVVYVVVAIDIGVPIVAIFISYSLILINILHIPSTEGKSKAFSTCSSHIIVVCLFFGSGAFMYLKPPSLLPLDQGKMSSLFYTIVVPMLNPLIYSLRNKDVKIALKKTLGMKLIS; encoded by the coding sequence ATGGCCAGTAGGAATGCCTCTGTGACTGAATTTCTTCTTGTGGGCCTGACAGACCAGCCAGGACTGCAACTCCCTCTGTTCGTTCTGTTTCTGGGGTTCTTCATGATGACGGTGGTAGGAAACTTAGGCTTGATCACTCTGATTGGCTTGAACAGCAGCCTGCACACTCCtatgtacttcttcctcttcaACCTCTCTTTAATTGACTTCTGTTACTCCACGACCATCATCCCCAAAATGCTACAGAGTTTCATCTCCAAGAAGAACATCATTCCGTATTCAGGGTGCCTAATGCAGCTCTTCTTTTTCTGCTTCTTTGTCGTCTCTGAGTCCTTTGTTCTGACAGCTATGGCTTACGACCGCTATGTTGCCATCTGCAAACCCTTGGTGTATGCCCCCACCATGTCTCCACAGGTGTGTCTGCTGCTTTTGGTAGGGGTCTATTTCATGGGGTTCTCAGGAGCCCTGGCCCACACCTTAAGCATAGCAAGTCTGACCTTCTGTGCCAACAACTTGGTCAACCATTTCATGTGTGACATCCTTCCTCTCCTTGAGCTATCCTGCAACAGCTCTTTTGTGCATGAGCTGGTGGTCTATGTTGTGGTGGCCATTGACATCGGTGTCCCCATAGTTGCCATCTTTATCTCATATTCCCTAATCCTCattaatattctccatattccCTCCACTGAGGGCAAGTCCAAGGCCTTTAGTACATGTAGCTCCCATATTATTGTGGTTTGTCTGTTCTTTGGGTCTGGGGCATTCATGTATCTCAAACCACCTTCTCTTTTGCCCCTTGACCAAGGGAAAATGTCCTCCCTGTTCTACACTATCGTGGTGCCCATGTTAAACCCGTTAATCTATAGTTTGAGGAATAAGGATGTCAAAATTGCCTTGAAGAAAACCTTGGGCATGAAGCTCATTTCTTGA
- the LOC126015458 gene encoding olfactory receptor 8B12-like, translating to MAEENNSVMVTDFVLAGLTHRQGLQLPLFFLFLAFYLLTVVGNLGLITLISLNSHLHIPMYFFLFNLSLIDFSFSTAIVPKMLMSFVLKRNLVSYAGCMTQLFFFCFFVFSESFILSAMAYDRYVAICKPLQYTVIMSPHVCLLLLLGVYGMGIFGAFSHTGNMLFLIFCADNLINHYMCDILPLLELSCNGSYINVLVVWIVVTIGIGLPIAAIFVSYGFILYSICHINSTEGRSKAFSTCSSHIIAVSLFFGSGAFMYLKPPSLLPLDQGKVSSLFYTIVVPMFNPLIYSLRNKDVKLALKKTLDRIMAP from the coding sequence ATGGCTGAAGAAAACAATTCTGTGATGGTGACAGACTTTGTACTTGCAGGCCTGACCCATCGGCAGGGACTCCAGCTCCCCCTCTTCTTCCTGTTCCTGGCTTTCTACCTGCTCACTGTGGTAGGGAACTTGGGCCTGATCACCTTGATAAGCCTCAACTCTCACCTCCATATTCCCATGTACTTTTTCCTCTTCAACTTGTCCCTCATAGACTTCAGTTTCTCTACTGCCATCGTCCCCAAAATGCTGATGAGTTTTGTTTTGAAGAGGAACCTGGTCTCCTATGCAGGGTGCATGACTCAGCtcttcttcttttgcttttttgtcttCTCTGAGTCGTTCATCCTGTCAGCCATGGCATATGACCGTTATGTGGCCATCTGTAAACCTCTGCAATACACAGTCATCATGTCTCCTCATGTGTGTTTGCTCCTCTTGTTGGGTGTCTATGGGATGGGGATCTTTGGGGCCTTTTCCCACACAGGAAAtatgttgtttttgattttctgCGCTGACAACCTTATCAATCACTACATGTGTGACATCCTTCCACTTCTTGAACTTTCCTGCAATGGCTCCTACATCAATGTACTTGTGGTCTGGATTGTTGTGACCATTGGTATTGGGCTGCCCATTGCGGCTATTTTTGTCTCCTATGGTTTCATTCTGTACAGCATTTGCCACATCAATTCCACGGAGGGCAGGTCCAAAGCTTTTAGCACTTGCAGCTCTCACATCATtgctgtttctcttttctttggatCAGGAGCTTTTATGTACCTCAAGCCACCTTCTCTGCTACCTCTGGATCAGGGAAAAGTGTCTTCGCTATTTTATACTATTGTAGTGCCCATGTTTAATCCATTAATCTATAGCCTGAGGAATAAGGATGTCAAACTTGCCCTAAAGAAAACCTTGGATAGAATCATGGCCCCTtga